The Dokdonella koreensis DS-123 genome has a segment encoding these proteins:
- a CDS encoding NADPH-dependent FMN reductase, with translation MSDPVRVVGVVASLRQGSYNRLLMRAAQEALPPGMQLELAEIADIPFYDGDVEAAGLPAPVQRFKAQIRAADALLIATPEYNYAIPGLLKNALDWASRPAGQSALAGKAMAVIGASTGVLGTARAQMQLRQLALGLDVQVANRPEVLLGHAASKFDAQGRLTDETARTLLGNLLLTLQSLALRLRG, from the coding sequence ATGTCTGATCCGGTCCGCGTCGTCGGTGTCGTCGCCAGCCTGCGCCAGGGCTCCTACAACCGCCTGCTGATGCGGGCGGCGCAGGAAGCGCTGCCGCCCGGCATGCAGCTGGAGCTGGCCGAGATCGCCGACATCCCGTTCTACGACGGCGACGTCGAGGCTGCCGGTCTGCCGGCACCGGTGCAGCGCTTCAAGGCGCAGATCCGCGCCGCCGATGCGCTACTGATCGCCACGCCCGAGTACAACTACGCCATTCCCGGCCTGCTCAAGAACGCGCTCGACTGGGCTTCGCGCCCGGCCGGCCAGAGCGCGCTGGCCGGCAAGGCGATGGCGGTGATCGGTGCCAGCACCGGCGTGCTCGGCACCGCCCGGGCCCAGATGCAGTTGCGCCAGCTGGCGCTCGGCCTCGACGTGCAGGTCGCCAACCGGCCCGAAGTGCTGCTCGGCCATGCCGCGTCGAAGTTCGACGCGCAAGGCCGTCTGACCGATGAAACCGCACGCACGCTGCTCGGCAACCTGCTGCTGACGCTGCAGTCGCTGGCGTTGCGGTTGCGCGGCTGA
- a CDS encoding C40 family peptidase, translated as MAPPRGARWLLLLAVLLLAACSAGDRREAPPPRPGSTQADAANAVLFRAIALVGTPYRYGGNTPQGGFDCSGLVGYVFQDAAGLALPRNSARIAEVKGRKLGRSHLQAGDLVFFAAGREVSHVGIYVGEQRFVHAPNRGGTVRLDSLDGAWWREHFVYGKRVLD; from the coding sequence ATGGCACCGCCGCGCGGCGCACGCTGGCTTTTGCTGCTCGCCGTCCTGCTGCTGGCGGCCTGCTCGGCCGGCGACCGCCGCGAAGCGCCACCGCCGCGCCCCGGCAGCACCCAGGCCGATGCCGCCAACGCCGTGCTGTTCCGCGCGATCGCCCTGGTCGGCACGCCGTACCGCTACGGCGGCAACACGCCGCAGGGCGGCTTCGACTGCAGCGGCCTGGTCGGCTACGTGTTCCAGGATGCGGCAGGCCTGGCGCTGCCGCGCAACTCGGCGCGCATCGCCGAGGTGAAGGGCCGCAAGCTCGGCCGCAGCCACCTGCAGGCGGGCGACCTGGTGTTCTTCGCCGCCGGACGCGAGGTCAGCCACGTCGGCATCTATGTCGGCGAGCAGCGCTTCGTGCACGCGCCCAACCGCGGCGGCACGGTCCGCCTGGACAGCCTCGACGGCGCCTGGTGGCGCGAGCACTTCGTCTACGGCAAGCGCGTGCTCGACTGA
- a CDS encoding serine hydrolase domain-containing protein, giving the protein MRASSVADPLRPARGPSRRWPLAAAWALLAWGIGAGAQQAPPADPAAPPPAVDETPAVPPPPALPSEALGEYVDGVVSAYLRRDGIAGAAVAVVDRNGVLLLRGYGQAALDPPRAVDPAMTLFRLGSISKTFAYVAAMQLVEQGRLDLEAEANRYLPPDLQLPDDGYAPVRVRHLMTHTAGFEDSVFGHLFALAPEQVMPVREYLRTWRPRRVRAPDQYAVYSNYSVALLGALVANVAGQTFERQVETGILEPLGMRQATFREPLPAGDPRAVADALKPSWTTGFERSGGGYVAKPFEYISQSGADGAGSASAEAMGRYMRMLLGGGTLDGATILKPQTFATLTTVDVRNAEAVGGIAHGFFRRPFGRYESLEHDGATLFGHASMVLLPDAGVGIFVAANTDTGRRLVRELPQLVFAHFLEDARPAPVPLPPQGFAANAGRYAGSYIDERRAHTTLEKLLLTNAVEVAVTDDGYLVVGSGEGARRYAADGDDIFRSTEDGQRIAFLRDAEGRVTGYANAYGHTVSRRVGVLETPAALGGAAGVVALASLAVLLGSWRRWGRPQRSLARNGRGVAVVLNLGAVAWLLFLAAAGVALIALQALGEAAILAYPTPAIRTAVVIAYVAAALSVLAALLLPQALRARGWTFGRKLRHVVVVLVMIAMVVFLVHWNVLLAPLALA; this is encoded by the coding sequence ATGCGGGCCAGCTCCGTTGCCGATCCCCTACGCCCCGCGCGGGGCCCGTCGCGCCGCTGGCCGCTGGCCGCCGCCTGGGCGCTGCTCGCCTGGGGCATCGGGGCCGGTGCGCAGCAGGCGCCCCCGGCCGATCCCGCGGCACCGCCGCCGGCAGTGGATGAGACACCAGCCGTGCCGCCACCGCCCGCGCTGCCGTCTGAGGCATTGGGCGAGTACGTGGACGGCGTCGTCTCGGCCTACCTGCGGCGCGACGGCATCGCCGGCGCGGCGGTCGCGGTGGTCGACCGCAACGGCGTGCTGCTGCTGCGCGGCTACGGGCAGGCCGCGCTCGATCCGCCGCGGGCGGTGGACCCGGCGATGACGCTGTTCCGCCTCGGCTCGATCTCCAAGACCTTCGCCTACGTCGCCGCCATGCAACTGGTCGAGCAGGGGCGGCTGGACCTGGAGGCCGAGGCCAACCGCTACCTGCCGCCGGACCTGCAGCTGCCCGACGACGGCTACGCGCCGGTGCGCGTGCGCCACCTGATGACGCACACCGCCGGTTTCGAGGACAGCGTGTTCGGCCACCTGTTCGCGCTGGCGCCCGAGCAGGTCATGCCGGTGCGCGAGTACCTGCGCACCTGGCGCCCGCGCCGCGTGCGCGCGCCCGACCAGTACGCGGTCTATTCCAACTACTCGGTGGCCCTGCTCGGTGCGCTGGTGGCCAACGTCGCCGGCCAGACCTTCGAGCGGCAGGTCGAGACCGGCATCCTCGAACCGCTCGGCATGCGCCAGGCGACCTTCCGCGAGCCGCTGCCGGCCGGAGACCCGCGTGCCGTCGCCGACGCGCTCAAGCCGTCGTGGACCACCGGTTTCGAGCGGTCCGGCGGCGGCTACGTCGCCAAGCCGTTCGAGTACATCAGCCAGTCCGGCGCGGACGGCGCCGGCTCGGCCAGCGCCGAGGCGATGGGCCGCTACATGCGCATGCTGCTCGGCGGCGGCACGCTGGACGGGGCGACGATCCTCAAGCCGCAGACCTTCGCCACGCTGACCACGGTCGACGTGCGCAATGCCGAGGCGGTCGGCGGCATCGCCCATGGCTTTTTCCGCCGCCCGTTCGGCCGCTACGAGAGCCTGGAGCACGACGGCGCCACGCTGTTCGGCCATGCCTCGATGGTGCTGCTGCCCGATGCCGGCGTCGGCATCTTCGTCGCCGCCAATACCGATACCGGCCGGCGCCTGGTGCGCGAACTGCCGCAGCTGGTGTTCGCGCACTTCCTGGAGGACGCGCGGCCCGCGCCGGTGCCGCTGCCGCCGCAGGGCTTCGCCGCCAACGCCGGCCGCTACGCCGGCAGCTATATCGACGAGCGGCGCGCACACACCACCCTGGAGAAGCTGCTGCTGACCAACGCGGTCGAGGTCGCGGTCACCGATGACGGCTACCTGGTCGTCGGCAGCGGCGAGGGCGCGCGGCGCTATGCCGCCGACGGCGACGACATCTTCCGCTCGACCGAGGACGGCCAGCGCATCGCGTTCCTGCGCGACGCCGAGGGCCGCGTGACCGGCTACGCCAACGCCTACGGACATACGGTGTCCCGGCGTGTCGGTGTCCTGGAGACGCCCGCCGCGCTCGGCGGTGCCGCCGGCGTGGTCGCGCTGGCCAGTCTCGCCGTGCTGCTCGGCAGCTGGCGCCGCTGGGGCCGGCCGCAGCGCAGCCTGGCGCGCAACGGCCGCGGCGTCGCGGTCGTGCTGAACCTCGGCGCCGTCGCCTGGCTGCTGTTCCTGGCCGCCGCCGGTGTCGCGCTGATCGCCCTGCAGGCGCTCGGCGAAGCGGCGATCCTCGCCTACCCGACGCCGGCGATCCGCACCGCGGTCGTGATCGCCTATGTCGCCGCCGCCTTGAGCGTGCTGGCGGCGCTGCTGCTGCCGCAGGCACTGCGCGCGCGCGGCTGGACCTTCGGGCGCAAGCTGCGGCATGTCGTGGTGGTGCTGGTGATGATCGCGATGGTGGTCTTCCTGGTGCACTGGAACGTGCTGCTGGCGCCGCTCGCGCTGGCCTGA
- a CDS encoding NAD(P)/FAD-dependent oxidoreductase — translation MAARKADVLILGGGVAGLACAWYLLGEGRGVTVLEQGRPGAGASHGNCGTLTPSHAPPLAMPGVIGQALKWLFTPDAPLRIRPRLDPALLRWLAGFAGRCTWDDFRRATALKAPLLLRSCELIAGLVRDQHLDCEYRRTGTLYVYRDAAAFAGSDWLPEALAAVGVPIERLDGAAVERREPALRTGVAGGYFNPVDAHLRPDAYVAELARIVRGAGGTIEEGARIEAVERDGTRLGRVRTTRGDYTGDEVVLALGAWSPLLARQLGLRLPIQPGKGYSITYTRPARCPALPLVLRERSVCVTAWDSGYRLGSTMEFAGYDTRLNRIRLDALRRGAAEYLVEPEGPQRVEEWYGWRPMTPDDQPILGRAPGLDNLTLATGHGMLGVTLSAVTGLLVSELLAGRAPSLDLAPFSPARFP, via the coding sequence ATGGCCGCGCGCAAGGCCGACGTGCTGATCCTCGGCGGCGGCGTCGCCGGGCTGGCCTGCGCCTGGTACCTGCTCGGCGAAGGGCGCGGCGTGACCGTGCTCGAACAGGGACGGCCCGGCGCCGGCGCCTCGCACGGCAACTGTGGCACGCTGACTCCCAGCCATGCGCCGCCGCTGGCGATGCCGGGCGTGATCGGCCAGGCGCTCAAATGGCTGTTCACGCCCGACGCGCCGCTCAGGATCCGGCCGCGCCTGGACCCGGCGCTGCTGCGCTGGCTGGCCGGTTTCGCCGGACGCTGCACCTGGGACGATTTCCGTCGCGCGACCGCCCTCAAGGCGCCGCTGCTGCTTCGCTCGTGCGAACTGATCGCCGGCCTGGTGCGCGACCAGCATCTGGATTGCGAATACCGGCGCACCGGCACGCTGTATGTCTATCGCGATGCCGCCGCGTTCGCCGGCTCGGACTGGCTGCCCGAAGCGCTCGCGGCGGTGGGCGTGCCGATCGAGCGGCTCGACGGCGCCGCCGTGGAACGGCGCGAACCGGCCTTGCGCACCGGCGTTGCCGGCGGCTACTTCAATCCCGTCGATGCGCACCTGCGGCCGGATGCCTACGTCGCCGAGCTGGCGCGCATCGTGCGCGGCGCCGGCGGGACGATCGAGGAAGGGGCCCGCATCGAGGCGGTCGAGCGCGACGGCACGCGCCTCGGCCGCGTCCGCACCACGCGTGGCGACTACACCGGCGACGAGGTGGTGCTCGCGCTCGGCGCCTGGTCGCCGCTGCTGGCGCGCCAGCTCGGCCTGCGCCTGCCGATCCAGCCCGGCAAGGGCTACTCGATCACCTACACGCGGCCCGCGCGCTGCCCGGCGCTGCCACTGGTGCTGCGCGAGCGCAGCGTCTGCGTGACGGCCTGGGACAGCGGCTACCGGCTCGGCAGCACGATGGAGTTCGCCGGCTACGACACGCGGCTCAACCGCATCCGCCTCGATGCGCTGCGCCGCGGCGCGGCCGAGTACCTGGTCGAGCCGGAAGGCCCGCAGCGCGTCGAGGAATGGTACGGCTGGCGGCCGATGACGCCCGACGACCAGCCGATCCTCGGCCGCGCGCCGGGCCTGGACAACCTGACCCTGGCCACCGGCCACGGCATGCTCGGCGTCACGCTGTCGGCCGTGACCGGACTCCTGGTCAGCGAGTTGCTGGCCGGACGCGCACCCTCGCTCGACCTGGCGCCGTTCTCGCCGGCGCGCTTTCCCTAA
- a CDS encoding RHS repeat-associated core domain-containing protein: MINRSYQYDRNGNVTRIDDQLPDNEDRILSYDRRNRLTTANYGDSVFEYEYDDLDNITWQRTLSGIFPSGMGRNFKYKYDERGRLYEVEDLVYPMGEDRYHRYEYSSALGGDRGNVTRRKLAWLINVDQDYVYNLANQMTNVRAHVGGATLASYEYDGNGRRVRITEGTTRRLQMYSQAGQLVYETTTVPGQPVEATEYYYLGRHLVAQKTNGVTTYIHTDALGSVTRKTNSTGGIVEDRIYEPYGESLEVTTRAPQWPQGMAYTGHVLDNLTRITYAQARYYDQLMGRFMSPDPVAPDAGNFNRYWYANNSPFSNIDPDGRASCPSSGSQTTGTHICYDSPRSETGTDSQEGPSENQVATDKQVAKASRSGKLSDGTVVNLTAGSEEQGFTAGAKGTGKANLTGQRCVKCSDGTTRTQAFYDPSQIGPDQSGGHTHPNDHVPLPGPEDGRMARATGKTAYVIADGRAFAVEKTNVGYRVRLISGRPLSTKEAGAVRNQIDSWNQHKGGSGVTCQAGC, from the coding sequence GTGATCAACCGAAGCTACCAATACGACCGCAACGGCAATGTGACGAGGATCGACGACCAGCTCCCGGACAACGAGGACCGGATCTTGAGCTACGACCGGCGCAACCGCCTGACCACGGCGAACTACGGGGACTCAGTCTTCGAGTACGAGTATGACGATCTGGACAACATCACCTGGCAACGGACGCTGAGCGGTATTTTCCCGTCGGGCATGGGCCGCAACTTCAAGTACAAGTACGACGAGCGCGGCCGGCTGTACGAAGTGGAGGACCTGGTCTATCCGATGGGCGAAGATCGGTACCATCGGTACGAGTACAGTTCGGCGCTGGGGGGCGATCGCGGCAACGTGACGCGGCGGAAGCTGGCGTGGCTGATCAACGTGGACCAGGACTACGTGTACAACCTGGCCAACCAGATGACCAATGTGCGTGCGCACGTCGGCGGCGCGACACTGGCGAGCTACGAATACGACGGCAACGGCCGCCGCGTGCGAATCACGGAAGGGACCACGCGCCGCCTGCAGATGTACAGCCAGGCGGGCCAGCTGGTGTACGAGACGACGACGGTTCCGGGCCAGCCGGTCGAGGCGACCGAGTACTACTACCTGGGCCGTCATCTGGTCGCGCAGAAGACGAACGGCGTGACAACCTACATCCACACCGATGCGCTCGGCAGCGTAACGCGCAAGACCAACAGCACCGGTGGGATCGTCGAAGACCGGATCTATGAGCCCTACGGCGAATCGCTGGAAGTGACGACGCGCGCACCGCAATGGCCGCAGGGCATGGCGTATACCGGTCACGTGCTGGACAACCTGACACGGATCACCTATGCCCAGGCGCGTTATTACGACCAGCTGATGGGGCGGTTCATGAGTCCGGATCCGGTCGCGCCAGATGCGGGTAACTTCAATCGATATTGGTACGCCAACAACAGTCCGTTCAGCAATATCGATCCGGATGGTAGAGCATCTTGTCCATCTTCGGGGAGTCAAACCACCGGGACGCACATCTGCTACGACTCACCTCGTTCTGAAACGGGAACGGATAGTCAGGAAGGTCCGTCTGAAAATCAGGTCGCGACAGACAAGCAGGTTGCAAAGGCGTCCCGGTCGGGAAAGTTGTCCGATGGAACTGTGGTTAACCTGACGGCAGGTAGCGAAGAGCAAGGATTTACAGCCGGTGCGAAGGGGACAGGGAAGGCTAACCTGACTGGGCAGCGTTGCGTGAAATGTAGCGACGGAACCACGAGAACTCAGGCGTTCTATGATCCGTCACAAATCGGGCCCGACCAGAGCGGGGGACACACGCATCCGAATGACCATGTGCCGCTTCCAGGTCCGGAGGACGGCAGGATGGCTAGAGCAACAGGTAAGACGGCTTATGTAATAGCAGATGGGAGGGCGTTTGCAGTCGAGAAAACAAACGTCGGATATCGTGTGCGATTGATCAGTGGGCGGCCTCTGAGTACAAAAGAGGCTGGTGCGGTACGCAATCAAATCGACTCTTGGAATCAACATAAGGGAGGCTCGGGTGTGACATGTCAAGCCGGATGCTAG
- a CDS encoding RHS repeat-associated core domain-containing protein, with translation MTTYIHTDAFGSVTRKTNSTGGIVEDRIYEPYGESLEVTTRAPQWPQGMTYTGHVLDNLTRIAYAQARYYDQLMGRFMSPDPVAPDAGNFNRYWYANNNPFSMLDPDGRKACGKDTTCALERGDWGRSSARFYGSHNVSPSLGNKGLIGGVTIEKRMSVAASYDFDSAMAIEPPSPPEGLVNASAGLGDSLTLGLTDYIRELLGSNDVVDKTSDAYGNGVWAGVAVGAAGGIGVFKNAVVLGRTVTVTRWGGPGVWYIVGGRSTSSWWLSGSRTMYPYGSAVTIDVAAGRLSYPSGWQWWKGLIGQRILNGAP, from the coding sequence GTGACGACCTACATCCACACCGATGCGTTCGGCAGCGTGACACGCAAGACCAACAGTACCGGTGGGATCGTCGAGGACCGAATCTACGAGCCTTACGGCGAATCGCTGGAGGTGACGACGCGCGCGCCGCAATGGCCGCAGGGCATGACGTATACCGGCCATGTGCTGGACAACCTGACGCGGATCGCCTACGCCCAGGCGCGCTACTACGACCAGTTGATGGGGCGGTTCATGAGTCCGGATCCGGTCGCGCCAGATGCGGGAAATTTCAATCGATATTGGTACGCCAACAACAACCCATTCAGCATGCTAGACCCAGATGGACGCAAGGCGTGCGGCAAGGATACAACCTGTGCGCTGGAGCGGGGGGACTGGGGCAGGTCTAGTGCCAGATTCTACGGCTCACATAACGTAAGTCCATCCTTGGGAAATAAGGGACTTATCGGCGGGGTAACAATAGAGAAAAGAATGAGTGTCGCCGCGTCTTACGACTTCGACTCTGCCATGGCAATTGAGCCGCCGTCTCCTCCAGAAGGATTGGTTAATGCTTCGGCGGGATTAGGGGATTCTCTGACGCTGGGACTAACTGACTATATCCGCGAGCTCTTGGGCAGTAACGATGTCGTAGATAAGACGTCTGATGCATACGGAAATGGAGTTTGGGCAGGTGTTGCAGTTGGCGCTGCCGGTGGGATTGGAGTGTTCAAGAACGCCGTCGTTCTTGGTAGAACCGTGACTGTGACTCGTTGGGGCGGGCCGGGTGTCTGGTATATAGTTGGTGGTCGTAGCACGTCAAGCTGGTGGCTTTCTGGCTCTAGAACTATGTATCCATATGGGAGTGCGGTGACTATCGATGTTGCTGCTGGTAGGTTGTCCTACCCATCTGGCTGGCAGTGGTGGAAAGGACTGATTGGCCAAAGAATATTGAACGGGGCGCCGTGA
- a CDS encoding RHS repeat-associated core domain-containing protein, translating to MVYKTPPVEGQYASTPAVRHCGGRGNVTGRKLAWLINVDQDRVYNLASQMIHVRAHGSGGATLASYEYDGNGRRVRITEGTTRRLQMYSQAGQLVYETTTIPGQPIDATEYYYLGRHLIAQKTNGVTKYIHTDALGSVTRKTDGTGMIVEDRIYEPYGESLEVTTRAPQWPQGMAYTGHVLDNLTRITYAQARYYDQLMGRFMSVDPVEPDPSSFNRYWYASNNPFTRIDPDGRADCTGTHIKSVCDSGGVPQLQGSASNHQDDVAEIYADYQRNFGRLPSAAAKLAQGSSDLADVIDEEAVATIKYGVLGGLPGRITGRVARILGLARETVSFGKNANQLAHTFRHVEGIGLNRDVVQRAIQADLRSSSAFIVAGKPFNRSIAVDGVEITYTAFRLEGGIINVGRITIPR from the coding sequence TTGGTCTACAAAACGCCTCCGGTGGAGGGTCAGTACGCCTCTACGCCTGCGGTCCGGCACTGTGGGGGGCGCGGCAACGTGACGGGGCGGAAGCTGGCGTGGCTGATCAACGTAGATCAGGACCGCGTGTACAACCTGGCCAGCCAGATGATCCATGTGCGTGCGCACGGCAGCGGCGGCGCGACGCTGGCGAGCTACGAATACGACGGCAACGGCCGCCGTGTGCGAATCACGGAAGGGACCACGCGCCGCCTGCAGATGTACAGCCAGGCCGGTCAGCTGGTGTACGAGACGACGACGATCCCGGGCCAGCCGATCGACGCGACGGAGTACTACTACCTGGGCCGCCACCTGATTGCACAGAAAACGAACGGCGTGACGAAGTACATCCACACCGATGCGCTCGGCAGCGTGACGCGCAAGACCGACGGTACCGGCATGATCGTCGAGGACCGGATCTACGAACCCTACGGCGAATCGCTGGAAGTGACGACGCGCGCACCGCAATGGCCGCAGGGCATGGCGTATACCGGCCACGTGTTGGACAACCTGACGCGGATCACCTATGCCCAAGCACGCTACTACGACCAGCTGATGGGGCGGTTCATGAGCGTTGATCCCGTAGAGCCGGATCCTAGCAGTTTCAACAGGTACTGGTACGCTAGTAATAACCCATTCACGCGGATCGATCCGGATGGGCGGGCAGATTGCACGGGGACACACATCAAGTCAGTTTGCGACAGCGGAGGTGTTCCGCAGCTACAAGGTAGTGCGAGCAATCATCAAGATGACGTCGCCGAAATCTATGCTGACTATCAACGTAATTTTGGGCGGTTGCCATCCGCCGCTGCGAAATTGGCGCAAGGATCAAGTGATTTGGCGGATGTAATAGACGAGGAAGCGGTTGCCACGATCAAATACGGGGTGCTAGGAGGGCTCCCGGGCAGAATAACCGGGCGAGTGGCGCGAATTCTTGGTTTGGCTCGGGAGACGGTTAGCTTTGGAAAGAACGCCAATCAGTTAGCGCATACTTTTCGTCATGTGGAGGGGATCGGTCTTAACAGGGACGTGGTACAGCGAGCCATTCAGGCGGATCTGCGCTCATCTTCAGCATTCATCGTGGCAGGAAAGCCATTCAATAGGTCAATTGCCGTCGACGGCGTGGAAATTACGTATACGGCCTTCAGGCTCGAGGGCGGCATAATAAATGTGGGAAGAATCACAATTCCTAGGTGA
- a CDS encoding DUF6984 family protein has protein sequence MERNLTKPESRLVRELLQRSGVNMESDWLEKVKVIPMRDGGMGSLRFNSADSDRKMSSQAAEIHFKDADGVDVIASLNLDHEGSPIELDIWKVNFMELIRIPDSFE, from the coding sequence ATGGAAAGAAATCTAACTAAACCCGAAAGTAGATTGGTGCGCGAACTGTTGCAACGATCTGGGGTGAATATGGAATCAGACTGGCTGGAAAAGGTGAAAGTAATTCCAATGCGTGATGGCGGAATGGGTAGTCTTCGTTTCAATTCTGCGGATTCCGATCGGAAGATGTCTAGCCAAGCCGCTGAGATTCATTTTAAGGATGCTGATGGGGTAGATGTAATTGCCTCATTGAATCTCGACCATGAGGGAAGTCCTATTGAGCTTGACATATGGAAGGTTAATTTCATGGAGCTCATAAGGATTCCAGATAGCTTTGAGTGA
- a CDS encoding STAS domain-containing protein — translation MAAFVIERGPDGRLRPTGRIDYANAPQALADGERLAGDGPTAVDLAALESSDTVTLGVLIAWAARAARRGMTLRYANLSPDLAALVHLCDAEPLLQAA, via the coding sequence ATGGCCGCCTTCGTGATCGAGCGCGGCCCCGACGGCCGCCTGCGGCCGACCGGCCGCATCGACTACGCCAACGCGCCGCAGGCGCTCGCCGACGGCGAGCGCCTGGCCGGCGACGGCCCCACCGCCGTCGACCTGGCCGCGCTCGAATCGAGCGACACCGTCACCCTCGGCGTCCTGATCGCCTGGGCCGCCCGCGCCGCCCGTCGCGGCATGACGCTGCGCTACGCCAATCTCTCGCCGGACCTCGCCGCGCTGGTACACCTGTGCGATGCGGAGCCGTTGTTGCAGGCAGCTTAG
- a CDS encoding MlaC/ttg2D family ABC transporter substrate-binding protein: MLRTFGSILSTAVLVAALGFASPVLRADPATPEQVVQTIADSLDKAVDGHQAELRGDREKLIDVIDDIFLPHFDIDYASILVLGQNARSATPEQRSRFAKAFYKSIAHRYGEGLLNYTRGRVRVLPFKGDLNDKRTIVRTQVVLDDGKLLAVDYAFRKTREGDWKAYDVIIEGISYITNYRNQVTAEIAKTSLDALTQRLETQGEKALESMEATQKGN, encoded by the coding sequence ATGTTGCGCACGTTCGGATCGATCCTGTCGACGGCCGTCCTGGTGGCGGCGCTCGGTTTCGCCTCACCCGTCCTGCGGGCCGACCCGGCCACGCCCGAGCAGGTGGTGCAGACCATCGCCGATAGCCTCGACAAGGCCGTCGACGGCCACCAGGCGGAACTGCGCGGCGATCGCGAGAAGCTGATCGACGTCATCGACGACATCTTCCTGCCGCACTTCGACATCGACTACGCCTCGATCCTGGTGCTCGGCCAGAACGCACGCAGCGCCACACCGGAACAGCGCTCGCGATTCGCCAAGGCGTTCTACAAGTCGATCGCCCACCGCTACGGCGAGGGCCTGCTCAACTACACGCGCGGCCGCGTCCGCGTGCTGCCGTTCAAGGGCGACCTCAACGACAAGCGCACCATCGTGCGCACCCAGGTCGTGCTCGACGACGGCAAGCTGCTGGCCGTCGACTACGCGTTCCGCAAGACCCGCGAAGGCGACTGGAAGGCCTACGACGTCATCATCGAAGGCATTTCCTACATCACCAACTACCGCAACCAGGTCACCGCCGAGATCGCCAAGACCAGCCTGGACGCGCTGACCCAGCGCCTGGAGACCCAGGGCGAGAAGGCGCTGGAATCGATGGAAGCCACGCAGAAGGGCAACTGA
- the mlaD gene encoding outer membrane lipid asymmetry maintenance protein MlaD — MSQKHSYQFGTGLFILLGFAALAWLATQTTSVANYRQGDSYTLNARFANVGQLKLGAPVKVAGVRIGSVRTIEVDPAKLDAKVQLSIARRYDELPDDSAAAIFTSGLLGDQYVAIQPGGSPDAFKDGDEFVLTQSSMQLEDLIGKFLATGGPEKPAETSPPAAPSGP, encoded by the coding sequence GTGAGCCAGAAGCATTCCTACCAGTTCGGCACGGGCCTGTTCATCCTGCTCGGCTTCGCCGCGCTCGCCTGGCTGGCGACGCAGACCACCAGCGTGGCCAACTACCGCCAGGGCGACAGCTATACGCTCAACGCCCGTTTCGCCAATGTCGGCCAGCTCAAGCTCGGCGCGCCGGTGAAGGTCGCCGGCGTGCGCATCGGCTCGGTGCGCACGATCGAGGTCGACCCCGCCAAGCTCGACGCCAAGGTGCAGCTGTCCATCGCCCGCCGCTACGACGAGCTGCCCGACGACTCGGCCGCCGCGATATTCACCAGCGGTTTACTGGGCGACCAGTACGTTGCGATCCAGCCCGGCGGGTCGCCCGATGCGTTCAAGGACGGCGACGAGTTCGTGCTGACGCAGTCCTCGATGCAGCTGGAGGACCTGATCGGCAAGTTCCTCGCCACCGGCGGTCCGGAGAAACCTGCCGAGACCTCGCCGCCCGCCGCACCGTCCGGCCCCTGA